A single region of the Triticum dicoccoides isolate Atlit2015 ecotype Zavitan chromosome 2B, WEW_v2.0, whole genome shotgun sequence genome encodes:
- the LOC119364019 gene encoding protein PUTATIVE RECOMBINATION INITIATION DEFECT 1-like isoform X4, translated as MESDGEHSPPHACGAGHRASHSLPTSAGGSVCVSCAAALLSSASAPSHHVSHVLASLSLALADPAFLAPLRAAHPRLLAVPLVEALAGAAARRDAALATQASDLAADLASAVGPPAASELVARLAHVLSSGSLVKHLHMLHCLGFLLNSIKGAAAYIGDAVSLFLNLVNNLRLPSDEIRGEILFMLYKLSLLNATPWDNICDNDNVDLSAVGKSLLQLSLEVLLKTQNDAVRLNCIALLLALAKKEAFDILLLGDLSLIKSVEEEESSQTDDVPLNASIIVLFADAVKGSLLSTNLEVQTGTLDLIFHFLSSDANICVVLQTLIDENVADYVFEVLRLSGNNDPLVISSIQVLSLLATSEEMFKEKLAIGFSTLLPVLHYVTEIPFHPVQSQVLRLVWICIANCSGILSLSQEEQIACTLTLILRRNDSGELGMCSETFALVCSILIEIMRSPSAHDIQKLPSLIEEASKHAISSTLPHAYDSAFLVPHSLRLLKEALIFCLEGNTDKISVKKDLEDSVIEICGTYLLHWLETAVVDGNDDETLGEILQIFHIILSSTCHNKQLKFAEMLASSSWFSLSFGFMGLFPTDHVKSVVYLITSSIVDKILGCKYGETIRDAYVYLPSDPTELVYLLGQCSSEDFNLASCQCAILVILYACSFYNERLVADSQLLSSVEQYILLNGGKFPYEIAGSVMLTLLVHLYAFVRGISFGCTIQHSPEAERTLFHVMACKEWDLLFIRVHPIALKWLFQKVELLEPLSFQMLNFCRTFCEDRTVVLLNSSQLVDIKMVAELVFSGETSLSSLLVSLLNQIIKDGTEDELFSVVNVIAEILVISPCSSSHFTSSGVIDAVGSIYCSPYSSRIKTVCSLLIFNILYSASAVTVYWEDEWLALTMKLLEYFNSSLDYTSSDQEQKILIGIFCLILHHSASKVLIEPAKAIILNKPLVSLTDGIIQEACAKGPSLLQYNQETDFGGFIILILQLVFFSLRRLGEIRKPGEYGGQRIKMVQANNGGICSCLDCSWFDVKIIQ; from the exons ATGGAATCCGACGGCGAGCATTCGCCGCCGCACGCCTGCGGTGCTGGCCACCGGGCGTCGCACTCTCTCCCGACCTCGGCGGGCGGCAGCGTCTGCGTTTCCTGCGCCGCGGCCCTCCTCTCTTCCGCCTCCGCGCCGTCCCACCACGTCTCCCACGTGCTCGCCAGCCTCTCCCTCGCCCTAGCTGACCCGGCCTTCCTCGCGCCTCTCCGCGCCGCCCACCCGCGCCTCCTTGCGGTGCCACTAGTCGAGGCCCTCGCGGGCGCGGCCGCCCGCCGAGACGCCGCACTCGCCACCCAGGCATCCGACCTCGCCGCCGACCTCGCGTCCGCCGTGGGCCCCCCCGCCGCCTCCGAGCTCGTCGCGCGCCTCGCCCACGTCCTCTCCTCGGGTTCTCTCGTCAAGCACTTACACATG CTACACTGTTTGGGATTTTTGTTAAATTCCATCAAAGGTGCTGCAGCATACATTGGAGATGCAGTTTCTCTTTTCTTAAATCTTGTTAACAATCTGCGACTACCAAG TGATGAAATTCGTGGAGAGATACTGTTCATGCTGTACAAACTCTCCCTGTTAAATGCTACCCCGTGGGACAATATATGTGATAATGACAATGTGGACCTTTCAGCAGTCGGAAAGAGTTTGCTTCAACTCTCGCTTGAAGTTCTACTTAAAACTCAAAATGATGCTGTTCGCCTGAACTGTATTG CATTGCTCCTTGCACTAGCAAAGAAGGAGGCCTTTGATATTTTGCTGCTTGGCGACCTGAGCTTAATCAAGTCTGTAGAGGAAGAAGAGTCCTCGCAGACAGATGATGTGCCCCTGAATGCCTCTATCATAGTTCTATTTGCTGATGCTGTCAAAGGATCTCTGCTCTCTACGAATCTAGAAGTGCAAACTGGGACATTGGATTTAATCTTTCATTTCCTGTCGTCTGATGCAAATATTTGTGTTGTACTTCAAACTTTGATAGATGAAAATGTTGCTGATTATGTATTCGAGGTTCTGAGGTTATCAG GAAATAATGATCCACTGGTAATTTCCTCTATTCAAGTACTATCACTTTTAGCGACTTCAGAGGAGATGTTCAAAGAAAAGCTTGCCATTGGATTTTCTACTCTGCTTCCTGTTCTTCATTATGTTACTGAGATTCCATTCCATCCAGTCCAGTCTCAGGTTTTACGACTTGTTTGGATTTGTATTGCTAATTGTTCTGGCATTCTGTCGTTGTCCCAAGAAGAACAGATAGCATGTACTTTGACTCTAATTTTGAGAAGAAATGACAGTGGTGAACTTGGAATGTGTTCTGAAacctttgctcttgtttgctcaatATTAATAGAGATTATGAGGTCACCATCTGCTCATGATATTCAGAAACTACCTTCATTAATTGAAGAAGCATCAAAACATGCTATCTCTTCGACATTACCTCATGCGTATGACTCTGCATTTCTCGTACCACATTCCCTTCGTCTTCTTAAAGAAGCACTTATATTCTGCCTTGAAGGGAATACAGATAAGATTTCTGTCAAGAAGGATCTTGAAGATAGCGTCATTGAAATTTGTGGAACTTATTTACTGCATTGGCTCGAAACTGCTGTTGTTGATGGTAATGATGACGAAACATTGGGAGAAATCCTTCAGATTTTCCATATTATTCTATCAAGCACATGTCACAATAAGCAACTCAAGTTTGCTGAGATGCTGGCATCATCCTCATGGTTTAGCTTGTCATTTGGATTCATGGGCTTATTTCCTACCGATCATGTCAAATCAGTAGTATATTTGATCACTAGTTCAATTGTCGACAAAATTTTGGGCTGTAAATATGGGGAAACAATTAGAGATGCATACGTATATCTGCCATCAGACCCTACAGAACTTGTGTATTTACTTGGGCAATGTAGCTCCGAAGATTTCAACTTGGCATCATGTCAATGTGCTATTCTAGTTATACTTTATGCCTGTTCATTCTATAATGAAAG GCTGGTTGCTGACAGCCAACTTCTGTCTTCAGTTGAGCAATACATCCTTCTAAATGGTGGGAAGTTTCCCTATGAAATTGCTGGTTCTGTGATGCTTACTCTGCTGGTCCATCTTTATGCCTTCGTCAGAGGCATTTCATTTGGCTGCACCATTCAACATAGTCCAGAAGCTGAGAGAACTCTGTTCCATGTAATGGCATGTAAGGAGTGGGACTTGCTTTTTATCCGAGTCCACCCAATAGCACTAAAATGGCTCTTCCAGAAGGTAGAACTTCTAGAACCACTATCTTTCCAGATGCTAAATTTCTGCAGAACTTTCTGTGAAGACAGAACTGTCGTGCTTTTAAACAGCAGTCAGTTGGTGGACATAAAGATGGTTGCAGAACTGGTATTTTCAGGAGAGACTAGTCTCTCTTCTTTGCTTGTATCCTTACTGAATCAAATTATAAAGGATGGTACAGAAGATGAGCTCTTCTCAGTGGTTAATGTGATTGCTGAAATCCTAGTGATCTCTCCTTGTTCTTCTAGTCATTTTACATCATCTGGTGTTATAGATGCAGTTGGTAGTATATATTGCTCCCCATATTCTTCAAGGATTAAAACAGTGTGTTCCCTTTTGATCTTTAATATTTTATACTCGGCAAGTGCGGTGACAGTCTACTGGGAAGATGAATGGCTTGCTCTTACCATGAAG TTATTGGAGTATTTCAATTCGAGTCTTGATTATACATCGAGTGAccaagaacagaagatattaattgGGATATTTTGCCTTATTTTGCATCATTCAGCAAGCAAGGTGCTCATTGAGCCTGCGAAGGCcataatcttgaacaaaccactggTTTCTTTGACAGATGGTATAATACAGGAAGCTTGTGCAAAGGGCCCATCTTTACTTCAATACAATCAGGAAACAGACTTTGGGGGATTCATAATTTTGATTCTTCAATTAGTGTTTTTCTCTCTAAGAAG GTTGGGAGAAATTCGGAAGCCAGGAGAATATGGTGGGCAGAGAATCAAAATGGTCCAGGCTAATAATGGAGGAATTTGCAGTTGCCTTGACTGCTCCTGGTTTGACGTCAAAATCATTCAGTAA
- the LOC119364019 gene encoding protein PUTATIVE RECOMBINATION INITIATION DEFECT 1-like isoform X1, with protein MESDGEHSPPHACGAGHRASHSLPTSAGGSVCVSCAAALLSSASAPSHHVSHVLASLSLALADPAFLAPLRAAHPRLLAVPLVEALAGAAARRDAALATQASDLAADLASAVGPPAASELVARLAHVLSSGSLVKHLHMLHCLGFLLNSIKGAAAYIGDAVSLFLNLVNNLRLPSDEIRGEILFMLYKLSLLNATPWDNICDNDNVDLSAVGKSLLQLSLEVLLKTQNDAVRLNCIALLLALAKKEAFDILLLGDLSLIKSVEEEESSQTDDVPLNASIIVLFADAVKGSLLSTNLEVQTGTLDLIFHFLSSDANICVVLQTLIDENVADYVFEVLRLSGNNDPLVISSIQVLSLLATSEEMFKEKLAIGFSTLLPVLHYVTEIPFHPVQSQVLRLVWICIANCSGILSLSQEEQIACTLTLILRRNDSGELGMCSETFALVCSILIEIMRSPSAHDIQKLPSLIEEASKHAISSTLPHAYDSAFLVPHSLRLLKEALIFCLEGNTDKISVKKDLEDSVIEICGTYLLHWLETAVVDGNDDETLGEILQIFHIILSSTCHNKQLKFAEMLASSSWFSLSFGFMGLFPTDHVKSVVYLITSSIVDKILGCKYGETIRDAYVYLPSDPTELVYLLGQCSSEDFNLASCQCAILVILYACSFYNERLVADSQLLSSVEQYILLNGGKFPYEIAGSVMLTLLVHLYAFVRGISFGCTIQHSPEAERTLFHVMACKEWDLLFIRVHPIALKWLFQKVELLEPLSFQMLNFCRTFCEDRTVVLLNSSQLVDIKMVAELVFSGETSLSSLLVSLLNQIIKDGTEDELFSVVNVIAEILVISPCSSSHFTSSGVIDAVGSIYCSPYSSRIKTVCSLLIFNILYSASAVTVYWEDEWLALTMKLLEYFNSSLDYTSSDQEQKILIGIFCLILHHSASKVLIEPAKAIILNKPLVSLTDGIIQEACAKGPSLLQYNQETDFGGFIILILQLVFFSLRSLHAILDPSIDWQEFLQHSDNTQFFSVVGIPCHDLCRLMHFGPYPVKLIASQCLLELLTRISNQRSYLNAELRCSAQYMKSIIAVIEGLVLSQDNRVAENCGSCLSMILGWEKFGSQENMVGRESKWSRLIMEEFAVALTAPGLTSKSFSNQQKIASNIAVSLLKLSQVPEWLTSLFDSSLISGVVGNLSARNVTADIVKLFSELMTKKYLTQEHVVSLHNLFQVCRRQVYEGSCSKSKLSEQKAEETVARSPDEVCALLFGIVLNQRTASCTLQMERQNLLREIDLFFQESRQGE; from the exons ATGGAATCCGACGGCGAGCATTCGCCGCCGCACGCCTGCGGTGCTGGCCACCGGGCGTCGCACTCTCTCCCGACCTCGGCGGGCGGCAGCGTCTGCGTTTCCTGCGCCGCGGCCCTCCTCTCTTCCGCCTCCGCGCCGTCCCACCACGTCTCCCACGTGCTCGCCAGCCTCTCCCTCGCCCTAGCTGACCCGGCCTTCCTCGCGCCTCTCCGCGCCGCCCACCCGCGCCTCCTTGCGGTGCCACTAGTCGAGGCCCTCGCGGGCGCGGCCGCCCGCCGAGACGCCGCACTCGCCACCCAGGCATCCGACCTCGCCGCCGACCTCGCGTCCGCCGTGGGCCCCCCCGCCGCCTCCGAGCTCGTCGCGCGCCTCGCCCACGTCCTCTCCTCGGGTTCTCTCGTCAAGCACTTACACATG CTACACTGTTTGGGATTTTTGTTAAATTCCATCAAAGGTGCTGCAGCATACATTGGAGATGCAGTTTCTCTTTTCTTAAATCTTGTTAACAATCTGCGACTACCAAG TGATGAAATTCGTGGAGAGATACTGTTCATGCTGTACAAACTCTCCCTGTTAAATGCTACCCCGTGGGACAATATATGTGATAATGACAATGTGGACCTTTCAGCAGTCGGAAAGAGTTTGCTTCAACTCTCGCTTGAAGTTCTACTTAAAACTCAAAATGATGCTGTTCGCCTGAACTGTATTG CATTGCTCCTTGCACTAGCAAAGAAGGAGGCCTTTGATATTTTGCTGCTTGGCGACCTGAGCTTAATCAAGTCTGTAGAGGAAGAAGAGTCCTCGCAGACAGATGATGTGCCCCTGAATGCCTCTATCATAGTTCTATTTGCTGATGCTGTCAAAGGATCTCTGCTCTCTACGAATCTAGAAGTGCAAACTGGGACATTGGATTTAATCTTTCATTTCCTGTCGTCTGATGCAAATATTTGTGTTGTACTTCAAACTTTGATAGATGAAAATGTTGCTGATTATGTATTCGAGGTTCTGAGGTTATCAG GAAATAATGATCCACTGGTAATTTCCTCTATTCAAGTACTATCACTTTTAGCGACTTCAGAGGAGATGTTCAAAGAAAAGCTTGCCATTGGATTTTCTACTCTGCTTCCTGTTCTTCATTATGTTACTGAGATTCCATTCCATCCAGTCCAGTCTCAGGTTTTACGACTTGTTTGGATTTGTATTGCTAATTGTTCTGGCATTCTGTCGTTGTCCCAAGAAGAACAGATAGCATGTACTTTGACTCTAATTTTGAGAAGAAATGACAGTGGTGAACTTGGAATGTGTTCTGAAacctttgctcttgtttgctcaatATTAATAGAGATTATGAGGTCACCATCTGCTCATGATATTCAGAAACTACCTTCATTAATTGAAGAAGCATCAAAACATGCTATCTCTTCGACATTACCTCATGCGTATGACTCTGCATTTCTCGTACCACATTCCCTTCGTCTTCTTAAAGAAGCACTTATATTCTGCCTTGAAGGGAATACAGATAAGATTTCTGTCAAGAAGGATCTTGAAGATAGCGTCATTGAAATTTGTGGAACTTATTTACTGCATTGGCTCGAAACTGCTGTTGTTGATGGTAATGATGACGAAACATTGGGAGAAATCCTTCAGATTTTCCATATTATTCTATCAAGCACATGTCACAATAAGCAACTCAAGTTTGCTGAGATGCTGGCATCATCCTCATGGTTTAGCTTGTCATTTGGATTCATGGGCTTATTTCCTACCGATCATGTCAAATCAGTAGTATATTTGATCACTAGTTCAATTGTCGACAAAATTTTGGGCTGTAAATATGGGGAAACAATTAGAGATGCATACGTATATCTGCCATCAGACCCTACAGAACTTGTGTATTTACTTGGGCAATGTAGCTCCGAAGATTTCAACTTGGCATCATGTCAATGTGCTATTCTAGTTATACTTTATGCCTGTTCATTCTATAATGAAAG GCTGGTTGCTGACAGCCAACTTCTGTCTTCAGTTGAGCAATACATCCTTCTAAATGGTGGGAAGTTTCCCTATGAAATTGCTGGTTCTGTGATGCTTACTCTGCTGGTCCATCTTTATGCCTTCGTCAGAGGCATTTCATTTGGCTGCACCATTCAACATAGTCCAGAAGCTGAGAGAACTCTGTTCCATGTAATGGCATGTAAGGAGTGGGACTTGCTTTTTATCCGAGTCCACCCAATAGCACTAAAATGGCTCTTCCAGAAGGTAGAACTTCTAGAACCACTATCTTTCCAGATGCTAAATTTCTGCAGAACTTTCTGTGAAGACAGAACTGTCGTGCTTTTAAACAGCAGTCAGTTGGTGGACATAAAGATGGTTGCAGAACTGGTATTTTCAGGAGAGACTAGTCTCTCTTCTTTGCTTGTATCCTTACTGAATCAAATTATAAAGGATGGTACAGAAGATGAGCTCTTCTCAGTGGTTAATGTGATTGCTGAAATCCTAGTGATCTCTCCTTGTTCTTCTAGTCATTTTACATCATCTGGTGTTATAGATGCAGTTGGTAGTATATATTGCTCCCCATATTCTTCAAGGATTAAAACAGTGTGTTCCCTTTTGATCTTTAATATTTTATACTCGGCAAGTGCGGTGACAGTCTACTGGGAAGATGAATGGCTTGCTCTTACCATGAAG TTATTGGAGTATTTCAATTCGAGTCTTGATTATACATCGAGTGAccaagaacagaagatattaattgGGATATTTTGCCTTATTTTGCATCATTCAGCAAGCAAGGTGCTCATTGAGCCTGCGAAGGCcataatcttgaacaaaccactggTTTCTTTGACAGATGGTATAATACAGGAAGCTTGTGCAAAGGGCCCATCTTTACTTCAATACAATCAGGAAACAGACTTTGGGGGATTCATAATTTTGATTCTTCAATTAGTGTTTTTCTCTCTAAGAAG TTTGCATGCTATCCTAGATCCAAGTATTGACTGGCAGGAATTCCTCCAGCATTCAGATAACACCCAGTTTTTCTCTGTTGTTGGCATCCCGTGCCATGATTTGTGCCGTCTGATGCACTTCGGTCCATATCCTGTTAAGCTTATTGCTTCACAATGCCTGTTGGAATTGCTTACCAGAATTTCAAATCAGAGGAGCTATCTTAATGCTGAATTAAGATGCTCTGCGCAATACATGAAGTCCATTATTGCTGTGATAGAGGGTTTAGTTTTGAGTCAAGACAATAGAGTTGCTGAAAATTGCGGGTCCTGCCTCTCAATGATTTTAGGTTGGGAGAAATTCGGAAGCCAGGAGAATATGGTGGGCAGAGAATCAAAATGGTCCAGGCTAATAATGGAGGAATTTGCAGTTGCCTTGACTGCTCCTGGTTTGACGTCAAAATCATTCAGTAATCAGCAGAAGATTGCATCAAATATAGCTGTTTCATTGCTCAAACTAAGCCAAGTTCCAGAATGGCTGACATCATTGTTTGATAGTTCTTTGATATCTGGTGTAGTTGGTAATCTTTCTGCTAGGAATGTCACTGCAGATATTGTTAAGCTATTCAGTGAGCTTATGACTAAGAAATATCTCACTCAAGAGCACGTTGTCTCCCTGCATAACTTATTCCAG GTCTGCAGAAGACAGGTCTACGAGGGGAGTTGTTCGAAGTCGAAGTTGTCGGAGCAAAAGGCAGAAGAAACGGTGGCAAGGAGCCCCGACGAAGTGTGTGCATTGCTCTTTGGCATCGTGCTGAATCAGCGTACAGCCTCGTGCACGTTGCAGATGGAGCGGCAGAATCTTCTGCGTGAGATCGATCTGTTCTTCCAGGAGTCGCGCCAAGGAGAGTAG
- the LOC119364019 gene encoding protein PUTATIVE RECOMBINATION INITIATION DEFECT 1-like isoform X2, with protein MTPSGAATHGYFCWNRGSKKATSNTAGDEDDDLRCCIQRVVCWNRPAKKLHPHRPVLEFDDQLHCLGFLLNSIKGAAAYIGDAVSLFLNLVNNLRLPSDEIRGEILFMLYKLSLLNATPWDNICDNDNVDLSAVGKSLLQLSLEVLLKTQNDAVRLNCIALLLALAKKEAFDILLLGDLSLIKSVEEEESSQTDDVPLNASIIVLFADAVKGSLLSTNLEVQTGTLDLIFHFLSSDANICVVLQTLIDENVADYVFEVLRLSGNNDPLVISSIQVLSLLATSEEMFKEKLAIGFSTLLPVLHYVTEIPFHPVQSQVLRLVWICIANCSGILSLSQEEQIACTLTLILRRNDSGELGMCSETFALVCSILIEIMRSPSAHDIQKLPSLIEEASKHAISSTLPHAYDSAFLVPHSLRLLKEALIFCLEGNTDKISVKKDLEDSVIEICGTYLLHWLETAVVDGNDDETLGEILQIFHIILSSTCHNKQLKFAEMLASSSWFSLSFGFMGLFPTDHVKSVVYLITSSIVDKILGCKYGETIRDAYVYLPSDPTELVYLLGQCSSEDFNLASCQCAILVILYACSFYNERLVADSQLLSSVEQYILLNGGKFPYEIAGSVMLTLLVHLYAFVRGISFGCTIQHSPEAERTLFHVMACKEWDLLFIRVHPIALKWLFQKVELLEPLSFQMLNFCRTFCEDRTVVLLNSSQLVDIKMVAELVFSGETSLSSLLVSLLNQIIKDGTEDELFSVVNVIAEILVISPCSSSHFTSSGVIDAVGSIYCSPYSSRIKTVCSLLIFNILYSASAVTVYWEDEWLALTMKLLEYFNSSLDYTSSDQEQKILIGIFCLILHHSASKVLIEPAKAIILNKPLVSLTDGIIQEACAKGPSLLQYNQETDFGGFIILILQLVFFSLRSLHAILDPSIDWQEFLQHSDNTQFFSVVGIPCHDLCRLMHFGPYPVKLIASQCLLELLTRISNQRSYLNAELRCSAQYMKSIIAVIEGLVLSQDNRVAENCGSCLSMILGWEKFGSQENMVGRESKWSRLIMEEFAVALTAPGLTSKSFSNQQKIASNIAVSLLKLSQVPEWLTSLFDSSLISGVVGNLSARNVTADIVKLFSELMTKKYLTQEHVVSLHNLFQVCRRQVYEGSCSKSKLSEQKAEETVARSPDEVCALLFGIVLNQRTASCTLQMERQNLLREIDLFFQESRQGE; from the exons ATGACGCCCTCAGGTGCTGCAACCCATGGCTATTTTTGCTGGAATCGGGGCAGCAAAAAAGCTACATCCAACACTGCCGGCGATGAAGACGACGACCTGCGGTGCTGCATCCAGCGAGTTGTTTGCTGGAACCGGCCGGCGAAAAAGTTGCATCCACACCGACCCGTGCTGGAATTCGACGACCAG CTACACTGTTTGGGATTTTTGTTAAATTCCATCAAAGGTGCTGCAGCATACATTGGAGATGCAGTTTCTCTTTTCTTAAATCTTGTTAACAATCTGCGACTACCAAG TGATGAAATTCGTGGAGAGATACTGTTCATGCTGTACAAACTCTCCCTGTTAAATGCTACCCCGTGGGACAATATATGTGATAATGACAATGTGGACCTTTCAGCAGTCGGAAAGAGTTTGCTTCAACTCTCGCTTGAAGTTCTACTTAAAACTCAAAATGATGCTGTTCGCCTGAACTGTATTG CATTGCTCCTTGCACTAGCAAAGAAGGAGGCCTTTGATATTTTGCTGCTTGGCGACCTGAGCTTAATCAAGTCTGTAGAGGAAGAAGAGTCCTCGCAGACAGATGATGTGCCCCTGAATGCCTCTATCATAGTTCTATTTGCTGATGCTGTCAAAGGATCTCTGCTCTCTACGAATCTAGAAGTGCAAACTGGGACATTGGATTTAATCTTTCATTTCCTGTCGTCTGATGCAAATATTTGTGTTGTACTTCAAACTTTGATAGATGAAAATGTTGCTGATTATGTATTCGAGGTTCTGAGGTTATCAG GAAATAATGATCCACTGGTAATTTCCTCTATTCAAGTACTATCACTTTTAGCGACTTCAGAGGAGATGTTCAAAGAAAAGCTTGCCATTGGATTTTCTACTCTGCTTCCTGTTCTTCATTATGTTACTGAGATTCCATTCCATCCAGTCCAGTCTCAGGTTTTACGACTTGTTTGGATTTGTATTGCTAATTGTTCTGGCATTCTGTCGTTGTCCCAAGAAGAACAGATAGCATGTACTTTGACTCTAATTTTGAGAAGAAATGACAGTGGTGAACTTGGAATGTGTTCTGAAacctttgctcttgtttgctcaatATTAATAGAGATTATGAGGTCACCATCTGCTCATGATATTCAGAAACTACCTTCATTAATTGAAGAAGCATCAAAACATGCTATCTCTTCGACATTACCTCATGCGTATGACTCTGCATTTCTCGTACCACATTCCCTTCGTCTTCTTAAAGAAGCACTTATATTCTGCCTTGAAGGGAATACAGATAAGATTTCTGTCAAGAAGGATCTTGAAGATAGCGTCATTGAAATTTGTGGAACTTATTTACTGCATTGGCTCGAAACTGCTGTTGTTGATGGTAATGATGACGAAACATTGGGAGAAATCCTTCAGATTTTCCATATTATTCTATCAAGCACATGTCACAATAAGCAACTCAAGTTTGCTGAGATGCTGGCATCATCCTCATGGTTTAGCTTGTCATTTGGATTCATGGGCTTATTTCCTACCGATCATGTCAAATCAGTAGTATATTTGATCACTAGTTCAATTGTCGACAAAATTTTGGGCTGTAAATATGGGGAAACAATTAGAGATGCATACGTATATCTGCCATCAGACCCTACAGAACTTGTGTATTTACTTGGGCAATGTAGCTCCGAAGATTTCAACTTGGCATCATGTCAATGTGCTATTCTAGTTATACTTTATGCCTGTTCATTCTATAATGAAAG GCTGGTTGCTGACAGCCAACTTCTGTCTTCAGTTGAGCAATACATCCTTCTAAATGGTGGGAAGTTTCCCTATGAAATTGCTGGTTCTGTGATGCTTACTCTGCTGGTCCATCTTTATGCCTTCGTCAGAGGCATTTCATTTGGCTGCACCATTCAACATAGTCCAGAAGCTGAGAGAACTCTGTTCCATGTAATGGCATGTAAGGAGTGGGACTTGCTTTTTATCCGAGTCCACCCAATAGCACTAAAATGGCTCTTCCAGAAGGTAGAACTTCTAGAACCACTATCTTTCCAGATGCTAAATTTCTGCAGAACTTTCTGTGAAGACAGAACTGTCGTGCTTTTAAACAGCAGTCAGTTGGTGGACATAAAGATGGTTGCAGAACTGGTATTTTCAGGAGAGACTAGTCTCTCTTCTTTGCTTGTATCCTTACTGAATCAAATTATAAAGGATGGTACAGAAGATGAGCTCTTCTCAGTGGTTAATGTGATTGCTGAAATCCTAGTGATCTCTCCTTGTTCTTCTAGTCATTTTACATCATCTGGTGTTATAGATGCAGTTGGTAGTATATATTGCTCCCCATATTCTTCAAGGATTAAAACAGTGTGTTCCCTTTTGATCTTTAATATTTTATACTCGGCAAGTGCGGTGACAGTCTACTGGGAAGATGAATGGCTTGCTCTTACCATGAAG TTATTGGAGTATTTCAATTCGAGTCTTGATTATACATCGAGTGAccaagaacagaagatattaattgGGATATTTTGCCTTATTTTGCATCATTCAGCAAGCAAGGTGCTCATTGAGCCTGCGAAGGCcataatcttgaacaaaccactggTTTCTTTGACAGATGGTATAATACAGGAAGCTTGTGCAAAGGGCCCATCTTTACTTCAATACAATCAGGAAACAGACTTTGGGGGATTCATAATTTTGATTCTTCAATTAGTGTTTTTCTCTCTAAGAAG TTTGCATGCTATCCTAGATCCAAGTATTGACTGGCAGGAATTCCTCCAGCATTCAGATAACACCCAGTTTTTCTCTGTTGTTGGCATCCCGTGCCATGATTTGTGCCGTCTGATGCACTTCGGTCCATATCCTGTTAAGCTTATTGCTTCACAATGCCTGTTGGAATTGCTTACCAGAATTTCAAATCAGAGGAGCTATCTTAATGCTGAATTAAGATGCTCTGCGCAATACATGAAGTCCATTATTGCTGTGATAGAGGGTTTAGTTTTGAGTCAAGACAATAGAGTTGCTGAAAATTGCGGGTCCTGCCTCTCAATGATTTTAGGTTGGGAGAAATTCGGAAGCCAGGAGAATATGGTGGGCAGAGAATCAAAATGGTCCAGGCTAATAATGGAGGAATTTGCAGTTGCCTTGACTGCTCCTGGTTTGACGTCAAAATCATTCAGTAATCAGCAGAAGATTGCATCAAATATAGCTGTTTCATTGCTCAAACTAAGCCAAGTTCCAGAATGGCTGACATCATTGTTTGATAGTTCTTTGATATCTGGTGTAGTTGGTAATCTTTCTGCTAGGAATGTCACTGCAGATATTGTTAAGCTATTCAGTGAGCTTATGACTAAGAAATATCTCACTCAAGAGCACGTTGTCTCCCTGCATAACTTATTCCAG GTCTGCAGAAGACAGGTCTACGAGGGGAGTTGTTCGAAGTCGAAGTTGTCGGAGCAAAAGGCAGAAGAAACGGTGGCAAGGAGCCCCGACGAAGTGTGTGCATTGCTCTTTGGCATCGTGCTGAATCAGCGTACAGCCTCGTGCACGTTGCAGATGGAGCGGCAGAATCTTCTGCGTGAGATCGATCTGTTCTTCCAGGAGTCGCGCCAAGGAGAGTAG